A region from the Paenibacillus humicola genome encodes:
- a CDS encoding urease accessory protein UreD, whose translation MPALDAARYTGYLRLTACLRQGRTTLAESIGTGAYKPSRLVEAEGAAGALLYLMNPGGGFVDGDRYRLEIAAEARAELAVTTQSATKVYKTPRDCVRSDTEIRIAAGALVELLPDPVIAYADARYFQRTRICLEPGASVIVADAWTPGWSPSGAPFTYERIDSLTELYLDGELKARDRLALVPSAGGEWDDLDGFTHYGSLLAVHEKADAAAQDKLAQHLAERLEGSGIRFGLTRLDMAGCMLRVMAGSTEQLRLAIDVCHGYIRREWLGKPPLRLRK comes from the coding sequence ATGCCGGCGCTTGATGCCGCGCGCTACACCGGCTATCTGCGGCTGACGGCCTGCCTCCGCCAGGGACGGACGACGCTTGCCGAATCGATCGGCACCGGCGCCTATAAGCCGTCCCGGCTCGTGGAGGCGGAAGGGGCGGCCGGCGCGCTCTTGTATCTGATGAATCCGGGAGGCGGCTTCGTCGACGGCGACCGTTACCGGCTGGAAATTGCGGCGGAAGCGAGGGCGGAGCTGGCCGTCACGACGCAATCGGCGACGAAGGTGTACAAGACGCCGCGGGACTGCGTCCGCTCCGATACGGAGATCCGCATCGCCGCCGGCGCGCTGGTCGAGCTGCTGCCCGACCCCGTCATTGCTTATGCGGATGCGCGATATTTCCAGCGCACGCGCATTTGCCTTGAGCCCGGCGCCTCCGTCATCGTCGCCGATGCATGGACGCCGGGCTGGAGCCCGTCCGGCGCCCCTTTCACGTACGAGCGTATCGACTCGTTGACCGAGCTGTATCTGGACGGCGAGCTAAAGGCGCGCGACCGGCTCGCGCTTGTTCCTTCCGCCGGCGGCGAGTGGGACGACCTCGACGGCTTTACGCATTACGGGTCGCTGCTCGCCGTGCACGAGAAGGCCGACGCGGCCGCGCAGGACAAGCTGGCCCAGCATCTGGCGGAGCGGCTGGAAGGCAGCGGCATCCGCTTCGGGCTGACCCGTCTGGACATGGCCGGGTGCATGCTTCGGGTGATGGCCGGCAGCACCGAACAGCTGCGCTTGGCGATCGATGTCTGCCACGGCTATATCCGCCGGGAATGGCTCGGCAAACCGCCGCTGCGG